From Equus asinus isolate D_3611 breed Donkey chromosome 14, EquAss-T2T_v2, whole genome shotgun sequence, one genomic window encodes:
- the TMC5 gene encoding transmembrane channel-like protein 5, with amino-acid sequence MSAYYRNNGYEEDPDDPDYSGSRNPTRGYLKTQGYSDSPGPLNHSGYPTSRNPYAADSRTNPDYPASLAEPDYPGSQSNPDYPGSRSNPYSGGSRRNSDYPASLAEPDYPGSQSNPDYSGTRSNPYSGGSRRNSDYPGSLAEPDYPGSQGNPDFPGIRSNPYSAGSRRSSDYPKSLAEPNYLGSWRNPYPPGSSREPDYSESQRNPDFAGSRSSGNYARSRTNPDYLGSLGEPDYPGSQGNSNHPGPRAGSNHPGSRRNPEYAGSRISPYRDSLAQPDYPGAENQPNSPHFFGEPDYPGAENNRNSSNFWGEPDYPDAEDGRASGSSETPEVTRELLNRTSSIQHSFRHGGDGPFGILEREYEDYPESIEMNSMEMANPYGRSVPGAPGNGYVNPAFVGEGSPSPANGNPPLSGNDWHKSPQGQKLIASLIPMTSRDRIKAIRSQPRTMEEKRNLRKVADREKSKRSHGIFELSCCAQCLNSISLAYRRSKNSLSELLSSVSLWQKTLKVIGGKFGTSVLSYFNFLRWLLKFNIFSFIVTFSFIIIPQFTIAEKNTLPFTGLEFFTGAGYFRDTVMYYGFYTNSTIQHGKGGASYNMQLAYIFTIGVCLIICFFSLLFSMARYFRNNFINPHIYSRGIAKLIFCWDFTVTHEKAVKLKQKNLSTEIRENLSEIRQENVKLTLNQQLIRFSAHLAAWVVSTGVAIACCVAVYYLADNNSQFLQSHRNPGAVLLLPFVVSCINLAVPRFYSMFGLVERYEMPRHEVYILLIRNIFLKISIIGILCYYWLNIVALAGEECWETFVGQEIYRLLLMDFVFSLADSFLGEFLRRIIGMRVFTSLGLQEFDIARNVLELIYAQTLVWIGTFFCPLLPFIQMITLFIMFYVKNISLMMNFQPPSKAWRASQMMTVFIFLLFFPSFTGVLCIQAITIWRLKPSADCGPFQGLPFFIHAIYSWIDTLSKRPSYLWVVWIYRNLIGSVHFFFILTLIVLIITYLYWQITEGRKIMIRLLHEQIINEGKDKMFLIEKLIKLQEMEKRANPSSFPPERRNMEQPVSLHVREHDAARAPDLRFRRSVQEDNPRA; translated from the exons ATGTCTGCCTACTACAGGAATAACGGGTACGAGGAAGATCCGGATGACCCTGACTATTCAGGGTCTCGGAACCCTACGCGAGGATATTTGAAAACTCAGGGTTATTCAGATTCTCCAGGTCCTCTGAACCACTCGGGTTACCCCACCAGCAGGAACCCATACGCTGCAGACTCCAGAACAAATCCAGACTATCCTGCGTCTCTAGCAGAACCAGATTATCCTGGATCTCAGAGTAATCCAGACTACCCTGGCAGCAGAAGCAACCCATACTCTGGAGGCTCCAGAAGGAATTCCGACTACCCTGCGTCTCTAGCAGAACCAGATTATCCTGGATCTCAAAGTAATCCAGACTACTCTGGCACCAGAAGCAACCCATACTCTGGAGGCTCCAGAAGAAATTCCGACTATCCTGGGTCTCTAGCAGAACCAGATTATCCTGGATCGCAGGGTAATCCAGACTTCCCTGGCATCAGGAGCAATCCATACTCTGCAGGCTCCAGAAGAAGCTCAGACTATCCCAAATCTCTGGCAGAGCCAAATTATCTTGGATCTTGGAGAAATCCTTACCCTCCAGGCTCATCCAGAGAGCCAGACTACTCTGAATCTCAACGAAATCCTGACTTTGCAGGTTCCAGAAGCAGTGGAAACTATGCACGCTCCAGAACAAATCCTGATTATCTTGGCTCCTTGGGAGAACCAGACTACCCTGGATCTCAGGGAAACTCTAACCATCCTGGCCCCAGAGCCGGTTCCAACCATCCAGGCTCCAGAAGGAATCCAGAATATGCTGGTTCCAGAATCAGTCCATATAGAGACTCTCTGGCACAGCCTGACTATCCAGGTGCCGAGAATCAACCTAACTCTCCACACTTTTTTGGGGAACCAGACTATCCCGGTGCTGAGAACAATCGGAACTCTTCAAACTTTTGGGGGGAGCCCGATTACCCAGATGCTGAGGATGGTCGTGCTTCTGGCTCTTCTGAGACCCCGGAAGTGACCAGGGA ACTGCTCAACAGAACATCTTCAATCCAGCACTCATTTCGTCATGGGGGTGACGGCCCCTTCGGCATCCTTGAGAGAGAGTATGAAGATTACCCTGAAAGCATTGAAATGAATTCCATGGAGATGGCAAATCCATATGGccgctctgtgccaggtgctcctGGAAATGGCTATG TGAACCCTGCGTTTGTGGGTGaaggcagccccagcccagctAATGGGAACCCGCCGTTGTCTGGGAACGATTGGCACAAGTCACCCCAAG gACAAAAGTTAATTGCATCTCTGATACCCATGACATCCAGAGACAGAATTAAAGCCATCAGGAGCCAGCCAAGGACCATGGAAGAGAAGAGGAACCTTAG GAAAGTGGCtgacagagagaagagcaagcGCTCCCACGGTATCTTTGAGCTCAGCTGCTGCGCGCAGTGTCTGAACTCCATTTCACTG GCATACCGGAGATCCAAAAACAGCCTGTCGGAGCTGCTCAGTTCCGTCAGCCTGTGGCAGAAGACGCTCAAGGTCATCGGAGGCAAGTTTGGAACCAGCGTCCTCTCCTATTTCAACTTTCTGAGGTGGCTTTTGAAGTTCAACATTTTCTCGTTCATCGTGACCTTCAGCTTCATCATAATCCCTCAGTTTACCATAGCCGAAAAGAACACCCTGCCGTTCACCGGGTTGGAATTTTTCACGGGGGCG GGTTATTTCCGGGACACGGTAATGTACTACGGCTTTTACACCAACTCCACGATCCAGCACGGGAAGGGCGGGGCATCCTACAACATGCAGCTGGCCTACATCTTCACCATTGGGGTGTGTTTGATCATCTGCTTCTTCAGTTTGCTGTTCAG CATGGCGCGGTACTTCCGGAACAATTTCATTAACCCCCACATCTACTCCAGAGGGATCGCTAAACTTATCTTTTGCTGGGACTTCACCGTCACTCATGAGAAAGCTGTCAAGCTGAAACAGAAGAATCTTAGCACCGAGATAAGG GAGAACCTGTCCGAAATCCGTCAGGAGAACGTCAAGTTAACGCTCAATCAGCAGCTGATCCGCTTCTCTGCCCACCTGGCAGCCTGGGTTGTCTCTACCGGGGTGGCCATCGCCTGCTGTGTAGCCGTTTATTACCTGGCTGACAACAACTCCCAG TTCCTACAGAGCCACAGGAACCCCGGCGCGGTGCTGCTACTGCCTTTCGTCGTGTCCTGCATCAACCTGGCCGTGCCACGCTTCTACTCCATGTTCGGGCTGGTGGAGCGGTATGAGATGCCGAGGCACGAAGTCTATATCCTCCTCATCCG AAACATCTTTCTGAAAATATCAATCATTGGAATTCTTTGTTACTATTGGCTCAACATTGTGGCCCTGGCTGGTGAAGAG TGTTGGGAAACCTTCGTTGGTCAGGAAATCTACCGGCTCCTTCTGATGGATTTCGTGTTCTCTTTAGCTGATTCCTTCCTGGGGGAGTTCCTGCGGAG AATCATCGGGATGCGGGTTTTCACAAGTCTTGGCTTGCAGGAGTTTGACATTGCCAGGAACGTCCTGGAACTGATCTATGCACAAACTCTGGTGTG GATCGGAACTTTCTTCTGTCCTCTGCTGCCCTTTATCCAGATGATTACTCTTTTCATCATGTTTTACGTCAAAAAT ATCAGCCTGATGATGAACTTCCAGCCTCCGAGCAAAGCCTGGCGGGCGTCACAGATGATGACGGTCTTCATCTTCTTGCTCTTTTTTCCATCCTTCACCGGGGTCCTGTGCATCCAGGCCATCACCATCTGGAG ATTGAAACCTTCAGCTGACTGTGGCCCGTTTCAAGGGCTGCCCTTCTTCATTCACGCCATCTACAGCTGGATCGACACCCTGAGTAAAAGGCCCAGCTACCTGTGGGTTGTCTGGATCTACCGGAACCTCATCGGAAGCGTGCACTTCTTTTTCATCCTCACCCTCATTGTGTT aatcATCACGTATCTTTACTGGCAGATCACAGAGGGAAGGAAGATAATGATCAGACTGCTCCATGAACAGATCATTAAT